A genomic stretch from Tamandua tetradactyla isolate mTamTet1 chromosome 15, mTamTet1.pri, whole genome shotgun sequence includes:
- the CX3CR1 gene encoding CX3C chemokine receptor 1 — MSTLSPESILEDFEYDESAEACDMADIVDFGMVFLPIFYSFVFAFGLVGNLLVVFALTNSRKPKSITDIYLLNLALSDLLFVATLPFWIHYVISEQGLHNATCKLTTAFFFIGFFGGIFFITIISIDRYLAIVLAANSMNNRTVQHGVTISLGVWAAAILVAAPQFMFTKQKENECLGDYPEVLQEIWPVLRNMEVNFLGFLIPLLIMSYCYFRIIWTLISCKNHKKAKAIKLIFLVVIVFFLFWTPYNVMIFLETLKLYDFFPSCDMKRDLRLALSVTETVAFSHCCLNPLIYAFAGEKFRNYLYHLYGKCLAVLCGRPVHVSFSPSETQRSRRESILSSNFTHYTSDGDGSILL, encoded by the coding sequence ATGTCCACCCTCTCTCCTGAATCAATTCTAGAAGACTTTGAATATGATGAGTCTGCTGAAGCCTGTGATATGGCGGACATTGTGGACTTTGGGATGGTTTTCCTGCCCATATTCTACTCCTTTGTCTTTGCCTTTGGCCTTGTGGGAAATTTGCTGGTAGTGTTTGCCCTCACTAACAGCCGGAAGCCCAAGAGTATCACCGACATTTACCTCCTGAACCTGGCCTTATCTGATCTGCTCTTTGTAGCCACCTTACCCTTCTGGATTCACTATGTGATAAGTGAACAAGGCCTACACAATGCCACATGCAAACTCACTACTGCCTTCTTCTTTATCGGCTTCTTTGGCGGTATAttcttcatcaccatcatcagcaTTGATAGGTACCTGGCCATTGTCTTGGCTGCCAACTCCATGAACAACCGAACCGTGCAGCATGGCGTCACCATCAGCCTCGGTGTCTGGGCAGCAGCCATTTTGGTTGCAGCACCCCAGTTTATGTtcacaaagcaaaaagaaaacgaATGTCTTGGTGACTACCCAGAGGTCCTCCAGGAAATATGGCCCGTGCTCCGCAACATGGAAGTAAATTTTCTTGGCTTCCTGATACCCCTGCTCATTATGAGCTACTGCTATTTCAGAATCATCTGGACACTGATTTCCTGCAAGAACCACAAGAAAGCTAAAGCCATTAAACTGATCTTTCTGGTGGTcattgtgtttttccttttctggacaCCCTACAATGTTATGATCTTCCTGGAGACACTCAAACTCTACGACTTCTTTCCCAGTTGTGACATGAAGAGGGATCTGAGGTTGGCCCTCAGTGTGACTGAGACAGTTGCATTCAGCCACTGTTGCCTCAATCCCCTCATCTATGCATTCGCTGGAGAGAAGTTCAGAAATTACCTTTACCATCTGTATGGAAAATGTCTGGCTGTGCTGTGTGGTCGTCCAGTCCATGTCAGTTTCTCCCCATCTGAAACACAAAGGAGCAGGCGGGAGAGTATTCTAAGCAGCAATTTCACTCACTACACAAGTGATGGAGATGGTTCCATCCTTCTCTGA